TTCAAGAACTAATATTCAGGAACGTGTATTTGAAAAAACAGACTTGGCTAAAATTATTGATGAGGTAAAAGACGATTTAAAAGAAGAACTCGAACAACAGGACGCAATTATTGAAGTCGAAAATACATGTGAGGCTGATGTAATTCCGTTTCAGTTTAGGCAATTATTATACAATCTGGTGAGTAATTCTCTTAAATTTTCTAAACCCGAAACTCATACTGTTATAAAAATAAACTGCGAAATTGCTAAAGGATTAACTTTCGATAATGATAAACTAAGTGATCAGATTAATTATTGCCATATAAGAATTACCGATAACGGAATTGGTTTTGAGCAACAATATAGTTCTAAAATATTTGAAGTTTTTCAGCGTCTACATGGAAAACTAGAATATACAGGAACCGGAATTGGTCTTGCAATCGTAAAAAAAATCGTCGATAATCACAATGGATTTATCACCGCAACAGGCGAACAAAATATTGGAGCCACATTTGATATTTATATTCCGGTGAAATAATTATAGAAACAAAAATCCATAAAAAAGGGAAATAACTTTAAAGTTATTTCCCTTTTTTATTTTCCTGATATAGACTAATTACCTAGTGTAAACTGTAATTATACCAGTAGTTTTGTCTTTTATCTTCAACTCTTTGTTAGTAAGATTCATGATATCGGCTGTAGTACTTACATTCCCTACCGAAATAGTTAAATCATTATGAGATCTTGCGTAAGTTCCTGTAGTTTCTGTTAAGGCACAATCAGAACCATTATAATCACCTATAACTGCTGCATTACTTATTCTTAGATCTAAATAATCTTTTTTACATCCACTTGCATTTTGTGGAGCATCAATTAATACTTCTTTCCCGTCAACAATTGTCCCTGTTTGGCTTAAATTGTATTTCCCTTGTATTGGTACGATTGTTTCTCCTTCGTTATCATCGCTGCTACACGATACAGTAAATAATCCAATACTCAATAATAGTCCTAGTAATATACGTTTAGTTTTCATGTTTGATTTCTTTTAAAAATTAATTATTTGTATATGGCTAAATTATATCCAACATCGATGAAAGATGTTATATAATATTCGCTTTCATTTACATAATTATTTCATTTATCAATGTAATTTCTTACCTAAACATGAATATCGAAACAAAAAAGAACAATATTACTTACATGGTTTGCCTTTTATGTACTTATTAAAAATATAATGCGAAACCGGTCTTAGCGGTCTGTTGAATTCAGGATGTCTTCCATGATCATTAAAAAAGTCAATTCCTCCATCTGGTGTCTTGGTATACCAAATAAAAGCTTCTCCATCTTTCTTAAAACAATTGGTCGTATCGCAAGCGGTTAATTTTCTAAAATCTAAAAGTTCCTTATTTAGCGGAATTACTTCGTTTAAATTCCCTTCAACTTTAGAGGAACAATCTACTATCTCATAATGATCTTCTGACCATTGCATACAATCATTCTTAAAAAAAGCGAAATAAATTACTGTAATAATTAAACCAAAGATAAGTAACGTCGCAATTGATGTATTCCGAATTTTTCCTTTCAATCTACTTGAAGGATTTTCTTTAAAAGATAGGAATGCACTGATTGCATTTGGTTTTGGTTTTGCTTCTTCAATAGTATTTTGCTTTACTTCCTCGTTTACTTTTTGTGTTATAATTCCTTTTTCTATCCTTTTTTCACTTTCTTTCTTATCAAGAAAATTTTCTAGAATTTCAGAACTATCTATTTGTTGCCTTTCGGTATTTAATACTTCAGATCTATTTGTATCATCAATTTCAATTTCATCCTTATATAAATTTTGAATTCTAAATTTATTAAACGGTCTTGCTTTAAAATCAACCAAAATAGCAGCAAGATTTACTGCATCAACATTTGCAGGATCAGTCTCTCCTTTAAAATAAGTTTCAATAGGTCTAAATTTATCAATCTGTTGGTCAAACTTATTCTTCTTAGTAACATCAAAAGCGAGTTCTAATAGAGAACTAAAAACATTTAAATCATCTTGATTTCTATTTTCTTGCAGAAATAATTCCCAACATAAACTACGAAGTTTACCTCTTGTTGGGCTATTTAAATAAACAAAATGTTCGCCGTTTTTAACCTCATCATATTTACTTTTTACAGCAATTTTATAATCTTCAAAAGTATTGTTTGGCATGTGTCTTCTGGAATTTTAAGGATTTCTTATTTGGATTTTCAAGGAATTATCTGGAATTATTCGGAACTCTAAAAATACATCGGAATTCCCGGAATTCCCTCTCAATTCAGGCCTAAAGCCGTTGTTACTTTGCCTTCAGAATCAGTTAACGTTTTGATCTGCAGGTCAAAATCAAATGTACAAAACTAGTTCAATTAAAAGTACGGAAATCCGTAAGACGAAATTTATCCGGGAAGTATAAATATTACTCTTACTGATCTACGTGCTCCACTTCCCAAAGCAATTTGGGTATTGCCCTAACAAAGTTCAGAACCTTTTTGAACGGCAATGCCCTTTAGTAAAAATCATTAAAAACACAAAAAAATGAAAAATTTATTTACAATGGGAGCGTGCGCGCTATTGAGTCTTACAATATTTTCTTGTACAGCAGACGAATTTGAAACTGGAAACAAAGATAAAGCACCTGAAGTTAAAAAAGCTTCTATGACAGACATGCCGCCTTCAGGACCTGGTGATGATCCAATCATTGTTCCTCCACCACCAAAAAAACCATAAATTAAAGAAGGTGGTTTATAATTAATTCATAAATTCGGGGAAAGTAACTTCTATGCTACGATCCCCGTTTTTTTGTTTTATCATTTTCTTAAGTTTTTTTTCCTGTAAAGAGAAAACGACAGTATCTGTAAACGTTGATGCTGCAAAAGAAAAAGCTTTTGAAATAAGAGAAAAAGGAATCGCTAACCTCAACGAAAAGAACTTTAATAGCGCTTTTTACAACTTCAATAAGTCTAAAATACTATATGAAAATTTAAAGGATAGTGCCAATATTGTTTACACTCTTATTCAAATGGCTTCGATACAGCAAATAAACGGAGATTATTATGGCAGCAAAGAGACGTTAACAGAAGCGTTACCTTATATCAAAAAGAAAGATATTTATAGTGCTTCTATTAATAATTTCTTCGGAATTGCAGACAAAGAACTCTCCTTATATAATGATGCAATTTCTTACTACAATGAAGCGATAAAAGAACTGGACAATGAAGCATCAAAACAATCTCCGTTAAACAACATTGCCGCTGTTTATATTGAGCAAAAAAAATACGATCCCGCAATTCAGATTTTAGAATCTTTACTGAACCAAAACAATTTCCAAAAAAAAGAAGAAACTATTAAGAAATACAGAATATTGGATAATCTGGGTTATGCATACTTTAGAAAAGGTCTATTAGATAAAGGTCTTTCTCTGATGGAAGAAAGTCTTAGAATGCGAAATCGAGATAATGATCCTTATGGCTCCATTCAAAGTAATCTTCATTTAGCCGAATATTTTAGTAAAATCAATCCCGAAAAATCAAATCAGCATGCCTTAAATGCGTATGAATCAGCCACAAAATTTAATAGTATTGATGAAAGATTAAAAGCACTTTCTTTTTTAATTTCAAATGATTCTGATATCGATAATACTAAATATGCTCAGAAATTTGTTTTCTTAAACGACAGTATTATTAAGGTTCGGAACAACTTCAAAAACAAATTTGCGAAGATTAAATACGACTCCAAAAAAGAAAAAGACGAGAATCAGAAACTTCGTTTGGAGAAAGCCGAAAATCAATTGGCACTTCAAAAAGCCAAATATCAAAGAACCTTTTCTGTTCTCGGAATTATTATTCTTTTCACTGTATTAATCTATGGTCGAAAGTATTATCGAAATAAAAACAGAATTGAAAAAATAAAAGCTTCTTATGAAACTGAAACCAGAATTGCCAAAGATATCCACGACGAATTGGCAAATGATGTTTTTCATGCGATGACTTTTACACAAACGCAATCTTTAACCAGCAATACTACAAGAGAAACACTGATTCAAAAATTAGACAATATTTATTCACGCGTCCGCAGAATTTCACAAGAAAATAGTACAATTGATATCACATCAAATTATGCTGTTAACTTAAAAGAAATGCTTTCGACTTATAATAGTCCGGAAGCAAACGTAATCATTAATAATATTGAAAAAGTAAATTGGGAATTAGTAGATAATATTAAAAAAGTTACGATTCATCGAATTCTGCAAGAATTAATGGTGAATATGAAAAAACATAGTTACGCATCATTGGTTGTTATAAAATTTGAAAGCAACGGAAAAACAGTTTTTATTGATTATACAGATAATGGAAAAGGCTGTGAAAAAGATAAAATTATTAAAAATGGTTTACAAAATATGGAAATCCGTATTCTAGCCATAAAAGGAACTATTACTTTTGATACAGAACCAGATAAAGGATTTAAAGTAAAAATAACGCTGCCTAAATAAAAGCCATATGTTTAAAAAAGTAATAATTGCCGAAGACCTCGAAGATATAAATTTAGGAATCGAGCAAACCTTAAAAGATTTAGATATTATAAATTTTCAGCATGCAAAATATTGTGATGATGCCTTTTTAAAAATCCGAAAAGCTATTCTGGATAATGAACCGTATGATTTATTAATTAGTGATTTGTCTTTTAAAAAAGACCATCGTGATGTGAAAATTTCGTGCGGTGATGAACTTATCGAAAAAGTTCGGGAATTACAGCCTGATATTAAAATCATAGCTTATTCCGTCGAAGATAAAAGCTTTCGTATTAAATCTCTTTTTGAAAATTCAGATGTTAACGGTTTTGTATTAAAAGGTCGAAATAGTATTGAAGATCTAAAAAAAGCAATTCATATTATTTCTACTTCAGATCAAAAATTTATATCACAGGAAGTTGCTTCTGCACTTCAGGAAAAAAACAATTTCGAAATAGACGATTTGGACATTGAAATTTTAAAATATTTATCATCAGGAACTCCACAAGATGAGATTATAAAAATCTTTAAAGACTCGGGTAAAAAACCCAACAGCAAAAGCGCTATGGAAAAAAGACTTTCTAAATTAAAAGACTTTTTTAAGGCAAATAATACTGTTCATTTGGTTTCTATTACAAAAGATATGGGCATTATTTAATCCTATTACAATGCTGTTTTTAATTTTTTAAAGCTCCTTCTGGGGCTTTTTTTATTACTGAAAATTAAAAAAAAAAATGGATTATGGATTTCCGTAAAATACTGGTTATGATTGGTTTTACTTTTGAAATATCAAAAACTAAAACATGAAAGTCAAACAATTATATATAGGTCATTTTATTACACTTTTCTGTGGTAGTATTATATATGTGCTATTCAGATCTTCAAGTTTAAGAATGTTTCTTTGGTTTGAAAAATTAGGTGTTTTAAATTTTATTCAGACAATTAGAAACTTTACAATTGATTACAAAAACAACTTTCCCAGCTTTATTTTATTCTCATTTCCAGATGGACTATGGTTATTTTCATACGTAAGCGTGGTTTTATATCTGTGGAAAAATGAAATAAGATATGAGAATGTTTTCTGGATTTTAATTGTACCAATAATTGCAATTATGTCGGAATTGGGGCAAATACTAAAAATAGTACCTGGCACATTTGATATAATAGATTTACTCATGTACCTATTAGGAACTACTCTACCTTTTTTAATTTACAAAAAATCAATAACCATTAATTTATTAAACCAATGAAAAGAAAAGTACAACATTTATTTTCTGCATTAACTCTGGCAGGATTTATATTCATCGCATTTGGAAGTGGCGATGATGAAGTCAAAGATGTTTCAGTTAAATCAATAGCAAATGAAACAACAGCTTCATCTCTTGATAATAAAGAGAACGATATTCCAAATCAAATAGCACAATTAGAAAGAGAAATCACCTCAATTGATGAAGGTATAAACTTCTCAAATTACAGGAATACAATCGAAGCTGTTCAAATGGAATTAGTCCTTTTTTCAGCGTGGTCACATACAATTAATGATGCACTAATTTCAGATAATAGTGAAGTAAGATCTTTAGGTAAAAAATTAGAGCAAAAAGTAAAAAAAATTCAAATAAATGAATTTCCAATTTTACGAAAAGCATACAGAGATGCAATTTATCAGAAACTTTGGAAAGAGAATATCGAAACAGAAGTAATTGGAAAAAAAAGTAAAACTATTCAATTTACAGGAGGAATTTTTGCAAACAATGCAAATAAGCAACAAACACAAGAAACGTTACACGATGTATTAAAAATGTTTCGATTCACTAAAGTTAATTATAAATGGTACGAAGGTGATGATGAATTTACATATTATGAAATTGATTCACCTAATGATGGCGATTTAACAGATATTAAATAAAATAAAATTTTAAACTAAAACCAATGGAAATCAATATTCAACTTAAATCATTGGCTGATAAAATAGATCAGCTTAAAAGCAAAATTGAAACAGAAGAATCTACCAAACATGCTTTTGTATTGCCATTTATTCATATTCTTGGCTACGATGCTTTTAATCCGTTAGAAGTTGTTCCTGAATTTACC
This genomic window from Flavobacterium sp. 9 contains:
- a CDS encoding lipocalin family protein, translating into MKTKRILLGLLLSIGLFTVSCSSDDNEGETIVPIQGKYNLSQTGTIVDGKEVLIDAPQNASGCKKDYLDLRISNAAVIGDYNGSDCALTETTGTYARSHNDLTISVGNVSTTADIMNLTNKELKIKDKTTGIITVYTR
- a CDS encoding tetratricopeptide repeat-containing sensor histidine kinase, whose amino-acid sequence is MLRSPFFCFIIFLSFFSCKEKTTVSVNVDAAKEKAFEIREKGIANLNEKNFNSAFYNFNKSKILYENLKDSANIVYTLIQMASIQQINGDYYGSKETLTEALPYIKKKDIYSASINNFFGIADKELSLYNDAISYYNEAIKELDNEASKQSPLNNIAAVYIEQKKYDPAIQILESLLNQNNFQKKEETIKKYRILDNLGYAYFRKGLLDKGLSLMEESLRMRNRDNDPYGSIQSNLHLAEYFSKINPEKSNQHALNAYESATKFNSIDERLKALSFLISNDSDIDNTKYAQKFVFLNDSIIKVRNNFKNKFAKIKYDSKKEKDENQKLRLEKAENQLALQKAKYQRTFSVLGIIILFTVLIYGRKYYRNKNRIEKIKASYETETRIAKDIHDELANDVFHAMTFTQTQSLTSNTTRETLIQKLDNIYSRVRRISQENSTIDITSNYAVNLKEMLSTYNSPEANVIINNIEKVNWELVDNIKKVTIHRILQELMVNMKKHSYASLVVIKFESNGKTVFIDYTDNGKGCEKDKIIKNGLQNMEIRILAIKGTITFDTEPDKGFKVKITLPK
- a CDS encoding response regulator transcription factor, whose amino-acid sequence is MFKKVIIAEDLEDINLGIEQTLKDLDIINFQHAKYCDDAFLKIRKAILDNEPYDLLISDLSFKKDHRDVKISCGDELIEKVRELQPDIKIIAYSVEDKSFRIKSLFENSDVNGFVLKGRNSIEDLKKAIHIISTSDQKFISQEVASALQEKNNFEIDDLDIEILKYLSSGTPQDEIIKIFKDSGKKPNSKSAMEKRLSKLKDFFKANNTVHLVSITKDMGII